A part of Ammospiza caudacuta isolate bAmmCau1 chromosome 5, bAmmCau1.pri, whole genome shotgun sequence genomic DNA contains:
- the CHADL gene encoding chondroadherin-like protein, which produces MRPDPLSDSNSHLGTWGSKQAMLFGDACELCLSPGLTSVSPQPQVPSNMGPSWGLLLLAAALGATAAARCPAPCVCDNLRAHVLCLNGSLTAIPDTIPELTRKLDLRGNSFMVIPAGAFLATPYLTHLDLRHCKVERLEEGAFRGLGRLVYLNLASNGIALLYQESLDGLFSLQQLILEGNRIEEIQPGAFGHLASLTVLDLRANALVYLPDMIFQGLQVLRWLRLSHNALHVLGTEAFAALPALRRLSLDHNELQALPGEALARLDGATRLDLGHNPITYVAEEALAMASLRHLFLDHASLQDVAPDAFARSPQLRILDLRENQLQGLPPLAGAGGLVKVSLDGNPLLCSCLLHPFHKWLARARVQAEGACAAPPALRGRSLDSLKSPEMRCSRLRPPPSPTAPPEQPSSAGSRQCPRGCVCFPDFHHASCENRDLRDIPRHFPEDTRLLDLRRNRFRTVPRDAFPGLKELVSLHLQRCSIRELQPGALRGLESLVYLYLTDNHLSTLEAAAFEGAPQLAYLDLDHNAFTRVPAGTFQLLPNLISLHLQHNAIGELVEGDLAGARGLRWLYLAGNAIRHIAPAALAPTKMLEKLQLEGNHLSEVPTAALRGLPALSELKLSRNPIKHMGDGVFLPVASSLQQLYLDNMGLERISPHAFTGLGPKIRSLYLESNKMNNIPDMNNFTGLEILNLQDVPFHCDCQLLPLHRWINKLNLYVGATCGSPAEAQGLKVKLSTTFQTCPGWGQGEAGETNPNKTKAASKPSKKKRLGKSPARGFSKSRA; this is translated from the exons atgaGACCTGACCCATTAAGTGACAGCAACAGCCATCTTGGTACATGGGGTTCCAAGCAGGCAATGCTCTTTGGGGATGCATGTGAGCTTTGCCTCTCCCCTGGCCTTACATCTGTCTCTCCCCAGCCACAGGTGCCCTCCAATATGGGGCCATCCTGGGGACTCCTCCTGCTTGCAGCAGCCTTGGGGGCGACGGCTGCCGCCCGCTGCCCTGCACCCTGTGTCTGCGATAACCTCCGTGCCCATGTCCTGTGTCTCAATGGGAGCCTGACTGCCATCCCTGACACCATCCCAGAG CTCACCAGAAAACTAGACCTTCGGGGCAACAGTTTCATGGTCATCCCAGCGGGAGCCTTCCTTGCTACCCCCTACCTGACACACTTAGACCTACGGCATTGCAAGGTGGAGAGGCTGGAGGAAGGGGCTTTCCGGGGTCTGGGGAGGCTTGTCTACCTCAACCTGGCCTCCAATGGCATAGCCCTCCTCTATCAGGAGTCCCTGGATGGGCTCttctccctccagcagctcatTCTGGAGGGGAATCGCATTGAAGAGATACAGCCGGGTGCTTTTGGCCATCTGGCATCCCTCACTGTCCTCGACCTGAGGGCAAATGCTTTGGTGTACCTCCCAGACATGATCTTCCAGGGTCTGCAGGTTCTTAGATGGCTCCGGCTGTCTCACAATGCCCTCCatgtgctgggcactgaggcctttgctgctctgcctgccctgcgcAGGCTGAGCCTGGACCACAAcgagctgcaggcactgcctggcgAGGCTCttgccaggttggatggggctaCCCGGCTAGACCTGGGCCACAACCCCATCACCTACGTGGCTGAGGAAGCCCTGGCCATGGCCTCGCTGAGGCACCTCTTCCTGGATCACGCCTCCCTCCAGGATGTGGCACCCGATGCCTTTGCCCGCAGTCCCCAGCTCCGTATTCTGGACCTCCGGGAAAaccagctgcaggggctgccacccctggctggggcaggggggctGGTAAAGGTCAGCCTGGATGGGAACCctcttctctgctcctgcctcctgcacCCCTTCCACAAGTGGCTGGCAAGGGCACGAGTGCAGGCCGAGGGTGcctgtgctgcaccccctgctcTCCGTGGCCGGTCCCTCGACTCCCTGAAGTCGCCTGAGATGAGATGCAGTCGCCTCCGGCCACCCCCTAGCCCCACGGCACCACCAGAGCAGCCGAGTTCAGCCGGCAGCAGGCAGTGTCCCCGGGGATGTGTCTGCTTCCCTGATTTCCATCATGCGTCCTGTGAGAACAGGGACCTGCGGGACATCCCTCGGCACTTCCCTGAGGACACACGCCTTCTTGACCTGCGCCGAAACCGCTTCAGGACAGTGCCACGGGATGCCTTCCCtggcctgaaggagctggtgtCACTCCACCTGCAGAGGTGCAGcatcagggagctgcagcctggggcaCTCCGGGGGCTGGAGAGCCTGGTCTACCTGTACCTCACCGACAACCACCTCTCCACCCTGGAGGCTGCTGCCTTTGAGGGGGCCCCGCAGCTGGCCTACCTCGACCTGGACCACAACGCCTTCACCCGTGTGCCTGCGGGCACTTTCCAGCTCTTGCCCAACCTCATCTCCCTCCATCTGCAGCACAATGCCATCGGGGAGCTGGTGGAGGGTGACCTGGCCGGAGCCAGGGGGCTCCGCTGGCTCTACCTAGCTGGGAATGCCATCAGGCACATTgccccagctgccctggctcccaccaagatgctggaaaagctgcagctggagggaaaCCACTTGTCAgaggtgcccacagcagccctgcgGGGCCTGCCTGCCCTGAGTGAGTTGAAGCTGTCCCGAAACCCCATCAAGCACATGGGGGATGGTGTCTTCCTGCCAGTGGCCTCCAGCCTGCAGCAACTCTACCTGGACAACATGGGCCTGGAGCGG ATTTCCCCCCATGCCTTCACTGGCCTCGGTCCCAAGATCAGAAGCCTCTACCTGGAGAGCAACAAAATGAATAACATACCCGACATGAACAACTTCACGGGGCTGGAGATCCTCAACCTGCAGGATGTGCCTTTCCACTGTGACTGCCAGCTCCTTCCACTGCACAG GTGGATCAACAAACTCAACCTCTATGTAGGGGCCACCTGTGGTTCCCCTGCAGAAGCCCAGGGGCTGAAGGTGAAGCTTTCCACCACTTTCCAAACTTGTcctggctggggacaaggtgagGCTGGGGAAACCAATCCTAACAAGACTAAAGCTGCAAGCAAGCCCAGCAAGAAAAAGAGGTTGGGAAAATCTCCAGCCAGAGGCTTCAGTAAGAGCAGAGCTTAG